The genome window TTCCGGGCCACGCGCGTCTCCAGTTCGCTCGTCTTGAGGTTCGCCTTCTGCTCTCGCAGTTCTGGCCGCAAATCCAGCGCCTTGCGGATCAGTGCATTTTCCTCGGCCTCATATGGCTCGCGGGTCGGGATATCGACCGGAATGAACTCATCTTTGCCGGGTAGCTGAAGCAGCACGTGGAGCACATCATTCTGATCCCGTACCGCTTTTTCCGCATCGATGAGATCCTTTTCCCGGCTTGCCACACCGAACTCGGCATTGAGAATCTCCATGGCCGGCAGAACGCCCGCCTTCACCCGTGCCTGGGTATCGGTGAGTATTTTACGGGCCAGTTCCAGGGACGTCTTCTTGACCTCAAGATCCTCGCGCAGGCTGTAAAGCCGGTTATACTCGGTCCTGACCCTGGCCACCGTGTCCAGGAGCAGGGTCCGGAACCGCTCCAGGGAACCATCCTTGGCCGTCCGCGCCACCATGATGCCGAGTTCGGTGGGGTCCTTGCCGAAATTTTTCAACAGCGGCTGGGAAAGGCTCAGCGTCAGATCCGAGTTCCAGTATTCGCTCGGGCTTCGGGTGGAATTGGTGTAGTTGTAGGCATTATTGAACGTGAGCCCCACTGTCCCGCCAAGGGGCGTCAACTGGTTCACGCCGGGATTCAGAGTCAGCGTCCGGGTCCGGCTGGTATTGGTTCCTGAAAGAAACGAGCTGACCGGTTCGGTGACGGCATACTGAAAATCGGTTGAAACAATGAGTTGCGTATCATAAATACCGAGATTTTTGCGGATATCAGCCTCCGCCATGGCCGGATTGTACAGTTCTGCCCGCACATCCAGGTTTTTCTGCACTGCAGACTGGATTGCCTCCTTGAGGCTCAGCCGAACGCCGCCGTCAGCGGCGTGGACGGTGAGCGGAGCCATTACCAGAAGCAGGGCAGTCGTTATCCGTTTCATCAATCATTCCTCCTCAGCAGGCCGTTGGATGCTAATGTGAGAGATCCCCGCAGGTGGGCAGGGGCTCCGTTGATCATAATCATCGTAACGAGGAACCCCGTCAACGGTTGAACACGATCTGTGCATTTGTTCAAAAAAATGGACGTGCGTCAAGCGCAAATGCGTCCGGAGCGTGCCGAAACGAGCCTATTGGGCGATGAAGGTCGTCCGGTCGAGGCCGGTATTGCCGTTGGCCGGATCAAATGCATAGACCGTTACCTCGTATACTCCCGGCTGTCTGACCGTAAGCTCTCCCATAACCAGGCTCGACTCCCCGGCAAAATGGAGCGGCACCTCTTCCGCGGCTGAGCCGTCCCGCCTTACCATTGCACGGATCTCGTAGCCGTCGGCATTCCAGAGCCCTCCCGGCGAAACCGGACAGCCGCACATCATCATGACGCTGGCCCGCACGGTCACGGTGGCCAATCCATCCGCAAGAGTAACGGTATGATTGGCCGGCGGATCGAGTACATCAACGGCAAACCCCGGCAACTCCAAGACAAGACCGTCCCCGCCGGTCACGTGCCTGCCGGGAATCAGCCACTGGGTCACCGAAGCCTCTCCCATCCCCTGCCTCTGGCTTAATGGGCCTGCCGCCCGCACTTCAATCCGGGTGGGCACATCGATATCCAGAACAGCCCTGAACCGGGCGGATTGTGCGTCCGACAACACGCCCCCCCTCACATGCGGGTTGACCATAATGGTAGCGGTATTGCCAGTGGTTCCCGCCGTAACACCCGTGGCGAGCAACTCGCCGGTGTCGGTATTGCGGATGGTTATCAAAGCCCCTCCCATGCTCGTTCCGAGAAACTTTGCATCCTTGGTCCTCACCCGCACATCGACACGGGTTTCCAGGGCCTGGACGGTACCGGCCGAAACAAGAAACGCCATCAGTGCAACGCCGGTCAGAATTCTTGCCATTGTTGACCTCCCGTTCGCGAAGGGTCCGCGCCCCACTCGACCGCATAACCATAGAAGCATAGCAAAGAAAAAGGGGGATGCCGCGCGGCATCCCCCTTTTCAGGCGAATCAGACCAATACCTTTAAGAAAGCCGGTGGGCGTAGAGGGGAAAACGCTTCATGAGTGCATTGACCCTCCCCTTGATCTCAACAAGCTTGGCATCATTGTCCACGTTGGCCAGTGCCTCTGCGATGAAGCCCGCCACATTAGCCATTTCAGCTTCCTTGAGACCGTGGGTAGTGGCTGCGGGAGTGCCGATCCGGAAACCGGAGGTGACAAAGGGCGAACGGGTCTCGAAGGGCACCGTGTTCTTGTTCACCGTGATGCCGGCCTTATCCAGAGACTCCTCCGCCACCTTGCCGGTCAGTTCGGTGCCGGTCAGGTTAACCAGCATCAGATGGTTATCGGTGCCGCCGGACACAAGCCGGAACCCGCGCTTCACCAGCTCGTCGGCAAGGGCCTTGGCGTTTTTCACGATCTGGGCCTGATACGCTTTGAACTCGGGCTGGAGGGCTTCCTTGAGGGCAACGGCCTTGGCCGCAATGACATGCATGAGCGGCCCTCCCTGGATACCTGGGAAAATATTGGAATTGAGCGTCTTGGCGTATTCCTCGCGGCACAGGATCATCCCACCGCGGGGCCCCCTGAGGGTCTTATGGGTGGTGGTGGTCACGAATTCCGCGTAGGGAACGGGGTTCGGATGGAGACCGGCCGCAACCAGGCCCGCGATGTGAGCCATATCAACCATGATAACCGCGCCGACCTTATCGGCAATGGTGCGGAAGGCGGTGAAGTCGATGGTCCGGGGATAGGCGCTGGCCCCCACAACAATCATCTTCGGCTTATGCTCCAGGGCAAGACGCTCCACCTCATTGAAGTCGATCGTTTCGGTTTCCTGGGACACGCCGTAGGGAACCACGTTGAAGAAACGGCCCGAAAAGTTCACGGGGCTGCCGTGGGTCAGGTGGCCGCCGTGGGACAGGTTCATCCCGAGAATGGTGTCGCCGGGCTTGAGCACCGAAAAGTAGACCGCCATATTTGCCTGGGAGCCCGAATGGGGCTGGACGTTGGCATGATCGGCACCGAAAAGCTCCTTGGCCCGCTCGATAGCGAGATTTTCCACCACGTCCACGTGGTGGCATCCACCATAGTAGCGCTTGCCGGGGTATCCCTCGGCATACTTATTGGTCATTACCGAGCCCTGGGCTTCCAGTACCGCCTCGGAAACGAAGTTTTCGGAAGCGATCAACTCCAGGTTGTACTCCTGCCGCTCGGTTTCATGGCGGATCGCCTCAGCTACCTGCGGGTCAAAGGTTTCGAGAATCGACATGTCAGGTCTCCTTGTAAAAGTGGGAAAAAGGAAAACGGGACCGTATCCAGTCCCGTATCAGACTTCATGCAACCGCCGATCAGGCGCGATGTCTACTTCATCAGTTCCCGCTCCAGGGCCGCAATCTTGTCGAGCCGTCCCTGATGACGGCCGCCTTCATACACCCCGTCGAGCCAGGCGATGACCATCTCCCGGGCCGCGGCCTCCTCGAGCACCCGGCCACCGAGGACCAGGATGTTTGCGTTATTATGCTCCTTGGCCATGCGTGCCATGAAGGCATCGGTGGCAAGGGCCGCACGCACCCGGGGAAACTTGTTGGCAACGATCGACATGCCGATGCCGGTGCCGCAGAAGAGAATCCCCTTCTCCGCGTCGCCATTGGATACCCTTCGGGCCACCTTGATGCCGAAGTCCGGGTAATCAACCGAGTTGCCGTTATCGGTTCCGCAGTCTTCGAAGGGTTCCCCCCGCTCGGCAAGGAGCCGCTTAACCGCTTCCTTCAGTTCCAGACCACCGTGATCGCTCCCGACGACTATCACCCCGTGCCCCCCTATACTTTCTTGAAGAGCAGCGTCGCGTTCGTGCCCCCAAAGCCGAAGTTGTTGCTGAGGGCGTATGTGATCGACTTCTCCCGGGCGGTGTTGGGAACGTAGTCAAGATCGCACTCGGGGTCCTGCTCCAGGTAGTTGATAGTCGGCGGAATCACACCCTTGTCCATGGCCATGAGGGTAAAGACAGCTTCAACGCCGCCGGCTGCGCCGAGCAGGTGACCGGTCATGGACTTGGTGGAGGACACCATAACCTTTTTCGCATGGTCACCGAACACGCTCTTGACGGCAAGGGTCTCGTAGTAGTCATTGAAGGGGGTGGAGGTGCCATGGGCGTTGATGTAGTCCACCTCTTCCGGACGGACCCCGGCGTTGTTGAGAGCCATTTTCATGCACCGCGCAGCACCTTCTCCCTCCGGTGCCGGAGCGGTGAGATGGTAGCGTCGCCCGTGAGACCATAGCCGACGATCTCGGCATAAATTTTGGCCCCGCGCTTCTTGGCAGCCTCATACTCCTCAAGAACGACGATGCCTGCCCCCTCTGCGAGAACGAAACCATCGCGATTCTTTTCAAAGGGACGCGACGCAGCGGCTGGATCGTCGTTACGCGTGGAAAGAGCCTTCATGACCGCAAAACCGCCAAT of Geobacter anodireducens contains these proteins:
- a CDS encoding RND transporter, translating into MKRITTALLLVMAPLTVHAADGGVRLSLKEAIQSAVQKNLDVRAELYNPAMAEADIRKNLGIYDTQLIVSTDFQYAVTEPVSSFLSGTNTSRTRTLTLNPGVNQLTPLGGTVGLTFNNAYNYTNSTRSPSEYWNSDLTLSLSQPLLKNFGKDPTELGIMVARTAKDGSLERFRTLLLDTVARVRTEYNRLYSLREDLEVKKTSLELARKILTDTQARVKAGVLPAMEILNAEFGVASREKDLIDAEKAVRDQNDVLHVLLQLPGKDEFIPVDIPTREPYEAEENALIRKALDLRPELREQKANLKTSELETRVARNRTLPDLNLTASAAVTGLDRHYNRNLEKVGSADYPVWGVGLVFQYPLGNNAAENEYRRSKLKVEQGRTQIRSLEANVENEVKTAIRGVDSGYKQLDVTDRGRAFAEERLRSFIKRSEVGLATIKDVLEVESELATAKSNQIKALTGYGDAVTQLLRATGELLDREGITVTEKEGDSLYEQSARD
- the glyA gene encoding serine hydroxymethyltransferase (catalyzes the reaction of glycine with 5,10-methylenetetrahydrofolate to form L-serine and tetrahydrofolate); the encoded protein is MSILETFDPQVAEAIRHETERQEYNLELIASENFVSEAVLEAQGSVMTNKYAEGYPGKRYYGGCHHVDVVENLAIERAKELFGADHANVQPHSGSQANMAVYFSVLKPGDTILGMNLSHGGHLTHGSPVNFSGRFFNVVPYGVSQETETIDFNEVERLALEHKPKMIVVGASAYPRTIDFTAFRTIADKVGAVIMVDMAHIAGLVAAGLHPNPVPYAEFVTTTTHKTLRGPRGGMILCREEYAKTLNSNIFPGIQGGPLMHVIAAKAVALKEALQPEFKAYQAQIVKNAKALADELVKRGFRLVSGGTDNHLMLVNLTGTELTGKVAEESLDKAGITVNKNTVPFETRSPFVTSGFRIGTPAATTHGLKEAEMANVAGFIAEALANVDNDAKLVEIKGRVNALMKRFPLYAHRLS
- a CDS encoding ribose-5-phosphate isomerase — encoded protein: MIVVGSDHGGLELKEAVKRLLAERGEPFEDCGTDNGNSVDYPDFGIKVARRVSNGDAEKGILFCGTGIGMSIVANKFPRVRAALATDAFMARMAKEHNNANILVLGGRVLEEAAAREMVIAWLDGVYEGGRHQGRLDKIAALERELMK